A stretch of Corallococcus exiguus DNA encodes these proteins:
- a CDS encoding VOC family protein — MIDHTGIGVADVARSAAFYDAALGALGLRRAMQLPQDTGADGIGYGRDYPIFWIDRFHPHGVRQHTAFAATSRAQVDAFHAAAVAAGGTDNGPPGLRGVETGYPAGYYAAFVLDPDGNNIEAVFREPSR; from the coding sequence ATGATTGATCACACCGGCATTGGCGTCGCGGACGTTGCCCGCTCGGCGGCCTTCTACGACGCGGCGTTGGGGGCGCTCGGCCTGCGCCGCGCCATGCAGCTTCCCCAGGACACCGGGGCGGATGGCATTGGCTATGGCCGGGACTACCCCATCTTCTGGATCGATCGCTTCCATCCCCACGGCGTGAGGCAACACACGGCCTTCGCCGCCACGAGCCGAGCCCAGGTCGACGCCTTCCACGCGGCAGCGGTGGCGGCGGGAGGAACCGACAACGGACCACCCGGACTGCGCGGCGTCGAAACGGGCTATCCCGCCGGCTACTACGCCGCCTTCGTGCTGGACCCGGATGGCAACAACATCGAAGCCGTCTTCCGGGAGCCCTCCCGGTAG
- a CDS encoding hybrid sensor histidine kinase/response regulator, with product MTGPGSAGERPRVLVVDDNAAFLDNMRELLEDQGYVVSSATSCAGALERAPAGFDVALVDVRLPDGEGTWLAPRLKALVPEGEVVLLTGLGMLEAAVAAVHAGACAYLLKPCATPELLVTLEQALRQVRLHREKQALARRAQMTEKLAAVGTLTAGLTHEIRNPLNAAALQLTVLERRVRRLEESVQGPLLEPLLLVRDEIRRLDHILEDFLQFARPREFKSGAVAVAPLFERVSSLLAWQAEQRGVTLEVEPPGALEAWGEEERLRQVLLNLALNALEATPQGGRVRFSASARGGEVALFVDDSGPGVPVEAQGRLFEPFFTTKASGSGLGLSIVHAIVTQHGGTLQVEEGPLGGARFTLRLPGAPGTEAG from the coding sequence GTGACGGGGCCGGGGAGCGCGGGGGAGCGTCCCCGGGTGCTGGTGGTGGATGACAACGCGGCGTTCCTGGACAACATGCGGGAGCTGCTGGAGGACCAGGGCTACGTCGTCTCCAGCGCGACGAGCTGCGCGGGGGCGCTGGAGCGGGCGCCGGCGGGCTTCGACGTGGCGCTGGTGGACGTCCGGCTGCCGGACGGAGAGGGCACGTGGCTCGCCCCCCGGCTCAAGGCGCTGGTGCCGGAGGGGGAGGTGGTGCTGCTCACCGGCCTGGGCATGCTGGAGGCCGCGGTGGCCGCGGTGCACGCGGGCGCGTGCGCGTACCTGCTCAAGCCCTGCGCCACGCCGGAGCTGCTGGTGACCCTGGAGCAGGCGCTGCGCCAGGTGCGGCTGCACCGTGAGAAGCAGGCGCTGGCCCGGCGCGCGCAGATGACGGAGAAGCTGGCCGCGGTGGGCACGCTGACCGCGGGCCTGACGCATGAAATCCGCAACCCCCTCAACGCCGCCGCCCTGCAGCTCACCGTCCTGGAGCGGCGGGTGCGCAGGCTGGAGGAGTCCGTCCAGGGGCCGCTCCTGGAGCCGCTGCTGCTGGTGCGGGATGAAATCCGCCGCCTGGATCACATCCTCGAGGACTTCCTCCAGTTCGCCCGTCCCCGCGAGTTCAAGTCGGGCGCCGTGGCGGTGGCGCCGCTGTTCGAGCGGGTGAGCAGCCTCCTGGCCTGGCAGGCCGAGCAGCGCGGCGTGACGCTGGAGGTGGAGCCGCCGGGCGCGTTGGAGGCGTGGGGGGAGGAGGAGCGGCTGCGGCAGGTGCTGCTGAACCTGGCGCTCAACGCGCTGGAGGCGACGCCGCAGGGAGGCCGGGTGCGCTTCAGCGCGAGCGCGCGGGGAGGGGAGGTGGCGCTCTTCGTGGACGACAGCGGGCCCGGCGTGCCGGTGGAGGCGCAGGGGAGGCTCTTCGAGCCCTTCTTCACGACGAAGGCGAGCGGCAGCGGGCTGGGGCTCTCCATCGTGCACGCCATCGTCACCCAGCACGGCGGCACCCTCCAGGTGGAGGAAGGGCCGTTGGGGGGCGCGCGCTTCACCTTGCGGTTGCCTGGAGCACCGGGGACGGAGGCGGGATGA
- a CDS encoding Lrp/AsnC family transcriptional regulator: MAALDRIDREILEALQNNARLSNKELAAKVGLAPSSCLARVKRLETDGVIRSYRADLDPRSLGLGLQALIAVQLRLHVGEAFGSIGDHLRSLPETVAVYCLGGTTDFLVHVVCRDTEHLRVLTIQSFTSRPEVSRIETSLVFSFARSGLPVDRGA, from the coding sequence ATGGCCGCACTCGACCGAATTGATCGCGAGATTCTGGAGGCCCTCCAGAACAATGCACGGCTGTCCAACAAGGAATTGGCCGCGAAGGTGGGGCTGGCCCCGTCGTCGTGCCTCGCGCGGGTGAAGCGGCTGGAGACGGACGGGGTCATCCGCTCCTATCGCGCGGACCTGGATCCACGCTCGCTGGGGCTGGGGCTCCAGGCGCTCATCGCCGTGCAGCTCCGGCTCCACGTGGGCGAGGCGTTCGGCAGCATCGGCGACCACCTGCGCTCGCTGCCGGAGACGGTGGCCGTCTATTGCCTGGGCGGCACGACGGACTTCCTGGTGCACGTCGTGTGTCGGGACACCGAACACCTGCGCGTGCTCACCATCCAGTCCTTCACCAGCCGTCCGGAGGTGAGCCGCATCGAGACGTCGCTGGTGTTCTCCTTCGCGCGCTCGGGGCTGCCGGTCGACCGGGGCGCCTGA
- a CDS encoding helix-turn-helix transcriptional regulator yields the protein MSALHHSVVDGPLSIQTFLFPVLPGLRFVRYRTDGRLLRSVKERFSVMVTQRGHSEWWGRGKVHSSSPRTVDLKQMGEVHRDLRRDGPARFQVIAFDESLVAEAREALGAPASARLRQLQLETSQPVAADFVRLHAVLDAGLEGRSSALALQTALAEALSSLVGCLEHSGAVDRRYRWPIRRVVEALHEAIPEGITLEALAHQVGWNRFHLCRAFREELGMPPHAYLTHLRVSRAQRLLSQGLAPAEVALQVGLYDQSLLNRHFKRIVGLTPGQFARAVQ from the coding sequence GTGTCCGCGCTCCACCACTCCGTCGTGGATGGCCCCCTGTCCATCCAGACCTTCCTGTTCCCGGTACTGCCGGGCCTGCGATTCGTGCGCTACCGGACCGACGGGCGACTGCTGCGCTCCGTGAAGGAACGTTTCTCCGTGATGGTGACGCAGCGGGGGCACTCGGAGTGGTGGGGGCGGGGCAAGGTCCATTCCTCGTCGCCCCGAACGGTCGACCTCAAGCAGATGGGCGAGGTGCACCGGGACCTGCGCCGCGACGGACCGGCCCGGTTCCAGGTCATCGCCTTCGACGAGTCCCTCGTCGCCGAGGCCCGCGAGGCGCTGGGCGCGCCGGCCTCCGCCCGACTTCGCCAGCTCCAACTCGAAACGTCGCAGCCCGTGGCGGCCGACTTCGTGCGCCTCCACGCCGTGCTGGATGCGGGCCTGGAGGGACGCTCCAGCGCGCTCGCGCTCCAGACGGCCCTGGCCGAAGCCCTCTCCTCGCTGGTCGGATGTCTGGAGCATTCAGGTGCAGTGGATCGGCGCTACCGCTGGCCCATCCGGCGCGTGGTGGAGGCCCTGCACGAAGCCATCCCGGAGGGCATCACGCTGGAGGCGCTGGCCCATCAGGTGGGTTGGAACCGCTTCCACCTGTGCCGCGCCTTCCGCGAGGAGCTGGGAATGCCTCCACACGCATACCTCACCCACCTGCGCGTCTCGCGAGCTCAGCGGCTGCTGTCACAGGGACTGGCACCCGCGGAGGTCGCGCTCCAGGTTGGGCTCTATGACCAGAGTCTGCTCAACCGGCACTTCAAGCGCATCGTCGGCCTCACCCCGGGGCAGTTCGCGCGCGCCGTGCAGTGA
- a CDS encoding sensor histidine kinase: MECTHAGQNTDVLFRFLVQSAKDRAIFGIDLQGHIISWNPGAEHIKGWRAEEVLGQHFRMLFPEDYRQQGRPETELKEAFETGHYQGEEPRQRKDGSLFIADIDLWLLRDDVGQPCGFVKVTQDVTERKLAEEALRQSEARLSAILASLDEGVTLHDEHGTIRFANAAAERRLGLSANRLQGRTPFDPRWEAIREDGSPYPGEEHPHMRALRLGENVSGDVIGIHQTGGSRIWLSVNARPLRTPDGRVVGAVSSFFDITARKQAEEERAALLARERASRAEAEAERRKLYAIFDQAPVGIAIFQGPHHVIQFANPVQCRFWERRCRELLGRPLIEVLPEELGPSIIEKSCDPVFQTGESRVFTEERFEFTRPETGERVERYFNFTHVPMRDMAGAVEGFMAVAWDATDAVRAHQRAAVLAQQLQDRVDFEQQLIGIVSHDLRTPLNAIHLTVSAMARRDELDARTAQSVLRIQSAVHRAVRLVSDLLDFTQARLGTGIPIAPRASNLHQVARQVLDQVDAAHPGRTLRVQERGDATGEWDSERIAQVVQNLVTNAIKYSPEASPVQVTTRGEDGWVCLSVHNQGTPIPQEKLPGIFEPLQRATSEVGSTGRSVGLGLYIVKQLVDAHGGTVDVASTPREGTTFTVRLPRHGDSRGQ, from the coding sequence ATGGAGTGCACGCACGCAGGCCAGAACACGGATGTGCTCTTCCGCTTCCTGGTCCAGAGCGCGAAGGACCGCGCCATCTTCGGCATCGACCTGCAAGGGCACATCATCAGCTGGAACCCGGGCGCCGAGCACATCAAGGGCTGGCGCGCCGAGGAGGTCCTGGGCCAGCACTTCCGCATGCTCTTCCCCGAGGACTACCGCCAGCAGGGGCGTCCAGAAACGGAGCTGAAGGAGGCCTTCGAAACGGGGCACTACCAGGGCGAGGAGCCCCGGCAGCGCAAGGACGGGAGCCTCTTCATCGCGGACATAGACCTGTGGCTCTTGCGCGATGACGTGGGCCAGCCCTGCGGGTTCGTGAAGGTCACGCAGGACGTCACCGAGCGCAAGCTGGCGGAGGAGGCGCTGCGGCAGAGCGAGGCGCGGCTGAGCGCCATCCTCGCCTCGCTGGACGAGGGCGTCACCCTGCACGACGAGCACGGGACCATCCGCTTCGCCAACGCCGCCGCGGAACGGCGGCTGGGCCTGTCCGCCAACCGCCTGCAGGGCCGCACCCCCTTCGACCCTCGTTGGGAGGCCATCCGGGAGGACGGCAGCCCGTATCCTGGCGAGGAGCATCCCCACATGCGCGCGCTTCGCCTGGGCGAGAACGTGTCTGGCGACGTGATTGGCATCCACCAGACGGGAGGCAGCCGCATCTGGCTGTCGGTCAATGCCCGGCCCCTCCGCACGCCCGATGGCCGCGTCGTGGGTGCGGTCAGCTCCTTCTTCGACATCACCGCGCGCAAGCAGGCGGAGGAGGAACGCGCGGCGCTGCTTGCCCGGGAGCGGGCGTCACGTGCCGAAGCGGAGGCGGAGCGCCGCAAGCTCTACGCCATCTTCGATCAGGCCCCGGTGGGCATCGCCATCTTCCAGGGCCCCCACCACGTCATCCAGTTCGCCAACCCCGTCCAGTGCCGCTTCTGGGAGCGAAGGTGCAGGGAGCTGCTCGGCAGGCCCCTGATAGAAGTGCTGCCCGAGGAGCTGGGGCCGTCCATCATCGAGAAATCCTGCGACCCCGTCTTCCAGACGGGGGAGTCCCGGGTCTTCACGGAGGAGCGCTTCGAGTTCACCCGCCCGGAGACGGGCGAGCGGGTGGAGCGCTACTTCAACTTCACGCACGTGCCCATGCGGGACATGGCCGGCGCCGTCGAGGGTTTCATGGCGGTGGCCTGGGACGCCACGGACGCGGTGAGGGCGCACCAGCGCGCGGCCGTCCTGGCCCAGCAACTCCAGGACCGCGTCGACTTCGAGCAGCAGCTCATCGGCATCGTCAGCCATGACCTGCGCACCCCGCTCAACGCCATCCACCTGACGGTGAGCGCCATGGCCCGCCGCGACGAGCTCGACGCGCGCACCGCCCAGTCCGTGCTGCGCATCCAGTCCGCCGTACACCGCGCGGTGCGGCTCGTGAGCGACCTGCTCGACTTCACCCAGGCCCGGCTGGGCACGGGCATCCCCATCGCGCCCCGAGCGTCCAACCTGCACCAGGTGGCCCGGCAGGTGCTGGATCAGGTGGATGCGGCGCACCCAGGCCGCACCCTGCGCGTGCAGGAGCGGGGCGACGCGACCGGAGAGTGGGACTCCGAGCGGATTGCCCAGGTGGTGCAGAACCTGGTCACCAACGCCATCAAGTACAGCCCCGAAGCCAGCCCGGTGCAGGTGACGACCCGGGGCGAGGACGGATGGGTGTGCCTGTCCGTCCACAACCAGGGCACGCCCATTCCCCAGGAGAAGCTGCCCGGCATCTTCGAACCCCTCCAGCGCGCGACGTCGGAGGTGGGCTCCACCGGCCGCAGCGTGGGCCTGGGGCTCTACATCGTGAAGCAGTTGGTGGACGCCCACGGCGGCACCGTCGACGTCGCCTCCACCCCCAGGGAAGGCACCACGTTCACCGTGCGCCTGCCCCGGCACGGGGATTCACGCGGGCAGTGA
- a CDS encoding M3 family metallopeptidase, producing the protein MPRHRIAACFVLLAGTAFAAPASSPDALLAPWSGPHGGVPPFDRARVEDFAPALEAAMAQARSEVAAIADSKEPPTFENTVAALQDSGRTFNRVYEVYNAWSSFVSSPEYQAVEREMAPRLSAFWDEDPQNRKLFRRIKAVRDSAAKAKLTPEQQRLVAYYYDDFVRSGALLDAAGAKRLAALNQRLATLYTTFNQNVLADEKRYTLLENEADLAGLPEPLRNAAAAEAVARGQPGKWAVANTRSVVADFLTYSERRELREKVWRDYDSRGDHGDSHDNNAVITQILAVRAEQAKLMGFPTHAHRQLHRAMVKTPERAMKLLETMWTPAVARVREEVTAMTAIARSQGQQEPIAPWDYRYYAEKVRKQAYDFDDSEVKPYLQLETLREGMFWVAGQLFGYTFTPAPDVPVFHPDVRVFAVKDRESGRERGLLYFDPCAREGKYNGGQTETYRVQERFRGEVPALVAISMPFVKPGAGSPALLGWRDAQTLFHEFGHALHTLSGDVTYPSLGGGRVVSDYAEFPSKLFEHWLATPEVLSRFAVHHTTGQPMPQALVARIQKAATFNQGFYTVDFLTSALVEMKMHLAGAKRIDPDAFERDVLRQMGAPEEVGMRFRMPHFGHVFASNAYAAGYYRYLWADMLASDAFEAFQEAGGAYDAKVAARLREHVLSVGNTLDPFEGYRKFRGKDASLDALMRERGFAPIH; encoded by the coding sequence ATGCCACGACACAGAATCGCAGCATGCTTCGTCCTCCTGGCGGGCACGGCCTTCGCGGCCCCCGCTTCGTCGCCGGATGCCCTGCTCGCGCCCTGGTCCGGGCCCCATGGAGGCGTCCCGCCGTTCGACCGCGCGCGAGTGGAGGACTTCGCTCCAGCGCTCGAAGCCGCCATGGCGCAGGCGCGGAGCGAGGTCGCCGCCATCGCTGACTCGAAGGAGCCCCCCACCTTCGAGAACACCGTCGCCGCGCTCCAGGACTCGGGCCGGACGTTCAATCGCGTCTACGAGGTCTACAACGCGTGGTCCTCGTTCGTGAGCTCACCGGAGTACCAGGCCGTGGAACGCGAGATGGCACCCCGGCTGTCAGCGTTCTGGGATGAGGACCCCCAGAACCGGAAGCTCTTCCGCCGCATCAAGGCGGTCCGGGACTCGGCCGCGAAGGCGAAGCTGACGCCGGAGCAGCAGCGGCTGGTGGCGTACTACTACGACGACTTCGTGCGCTCGGGCGCCCTCCTGGACGCGGCGGGGGCGAAGCGGCTGGCCGCGCTCAATCAGCGGCTCGCCACGCTCTACACGACGTTCAACCAGAACGTGCTCGCCGACGAGAAGCGCTACACCCTCCTGGAGAACGAAGCGGACCTGGCGGGCCTGCCGGAGCCGCTGCGAAACGCCGCGGCGGCCGAGGCCGTGGCGCGCGGACAGCCGGGCAAGTGGGCCGTGGCCAACACCCGCTCGGTGGTGGCGGACTTCCTCACGTACTCGGAGCGACGGGAGCTGCGCGAGAAGGTCTGGCGCGACTACGACAGCCGCGGCGACCACGGCGACTCGCATGACAACAACGCGGTCATCACGCAAATCCTCGCGGTGCGCGCGGAGCAGGCGAAGCTCATGGGATTTCCCACGCACGCGCACCGGCAACTCCACCGCGCGATGGTGAAGACGCCCGAGCGCGCGATGAAGCTGCTGGAGACGATGTGGACGCCCGCGGTCGCGCGCGTGCGGGAAGAGGTCACCGCGATGACCGCCATTGCCCGGAGCCAGGGCCAGCAGGAGCCCATCGCGCCGTGGGACTACCGCTACTACGCGGAGAAGGTGCGCAAGCAGGCGTATGACTTCGACGACAGCGAGGTGAAGCCCTACCTCCAGCTGGAGACCCTGCGCGAGGGCATGTTCTGGGTGGCGGGCCAGCTCTTCGGCTACACCTTCACGCCCGCGCCGGACGTGCCCGTCTTCCACCCGGACGTGCGCGTCTTCGCCGTAAAGGACCGGGAGAGCGGCCGGGAGCGGGGGCTCCTCTACTTCGACCCCTGCGCGCGGGAAGGCAAATACAACGGAGGGCAGACGGAGACGTACCGCGTCCAGGAGCGCTTCCGTGGCGAGGTGCCGGCCCTGGTGGCCATCAGCATGCCCTTCGTGAAGCCGGGGGCGGGAAGCCCCGCGCTGCTCGGCTGGCGTGACGCCCAGACGCTGTTCCACGAGTTCGGCCATGCGCTGCACACGCTGAGCGGGGACGTGACGTACCCGTCGCTCGGTGGTGGCCGCGTGGTGAGCGACTACGCGGAGTTCCCCTCCAAGCTGTTCGAGCACTGGCTCGCCACGCCGGAGGTGCTGAGCCGCTTCGCGGTGCATCACACGACGGGACAGCCCATGCCCCAGGCGCTCGTCGCCCGCATCCAGAAGGCGGCGACGTTCAACCAGGGCTTCTACACCGTGGACTTCCTCACCTCCGCGCTGGTGGAGATGAAGATGCACCTGGCGGGCGCGAAGCGAATCGACCCGGACGCCTTCGAGCGCGACGTGCTCCGCCAGATGGGCGCGCCCGAGGAGGTCGGCATGCGCTTCCGCATGCCCCATTTCGGACACGTCTTCGCCAGCAACGCCTACGCCGCGGGCTACTACCGCTATCTCTGGGCGGACATGCTTGCCTCGGATGCCTTCGAGGCCTTCCAGGAAGCCGGAGGTGCCTATGACGCGAAGGTGGCCGCCCGGCTGCGCGAGCACGTGCTTTCAGTGGGCAACACCCTCGACCCGTTCGAGGGCTACCGGAAGTTTCGGGGAAAGGACGCGAGCCTCGACGCGCTGATGCGCGAGCGCGGCTTCGCGCCCATACACTGA
- a CDS encoding lytic transglycosylase domain-containing protein, with the protein MAISPLRSTSASVSRLPVQDAASPCLAGRPGGVDGFSSSQKPGSPGLAAFQKDGFDIGSGKGAELGKLLQDTLSALTSIVQLVAQAVPGGAQALQGVSGAQGAQGASGGKCGTGSQSFSDSSFTPQDTSRPPVALNGNTGVVGPSASQSQASNGNTGVVGPTTSSSSGGTKLGGNLPAGLEKFRGAIESAAAKTGMPAEMLAAQIWQESRGNLDAVTTNGGNGLTDTGLMQVNPNTYGELQAKHPELQGKNLSDPETNILAGAFYMKDMKEQFGSDELALRAYNSGPNGVDKSNPDAIPAGTGDATYVQKVKSFMNTLATGQGSLPA; encoded by the coding sequence ATGGCCATCTCGCCCCTCCGCAGCACCTCCGCTTCCGTGTCCCGCCTGCCGGTACAGGACGCCGCCTCCCCCTGCCTCGCTGGTCGTCCGGGTGGCGTGGACGGGTTCTCCTCCAGCCAGAAGCCGGGCTCGCCGGGGCTCGCGGCGTTCCAGAAGGATGGCTTCGACATCGGCTCCGGCAAGGGCGCGGAGCTGGGCAAGCTGCTGCAGGACACGCTGTCCGCGCTGACGTCCATCGTGCAGTTGGTGGCGCAGGCCGTGCCGGGCGGCGCGCAGGCGCTCCAGGGTGTCTCCGGAGCCCAGGGTGCGCAGGGCGCCTCGGGCGGGAAGTGCGGCACGGGTTCGCAGTCCTTCTCCGACAGCAGCTTCACGCCGCAGGACACGTCGCGTCCTCCCGTGGCGCTCAACGGCAACACCGGCGTCGTGGGCCCGTCGGCTTCGCAGTCGCAGGCGTCCAACGGCAACACCGGCGTCGTGGGGCCCACGACTTCGTCCTCGAGCGGCGGCACGAAGCTGGGCGGCAACCTGCCCGCGGGGCTGGAGAAGTTCCGCGGCGCCATCGAGTCCGCCGCCGCCAAGACGGGCATGCCGGCGGAGATGCTGGCCGCGCAAATCTGGCAGGAGTCGCGCGGCAACCTGGACGCCGTCACCACCAACGGCGGCAACGGCCTGACGGACACCGGCCTGATGCAGGTCAACCCCAACACCTACGGGGAGCTGCAGGCGAAGCACCCGGAGCTCCAGGGCAAGAACCTCTCCGACCCGGAGACCAACATCCTGGCGGGCGCGTTCTACATGAAGGACATGAAGGAGCAGTTCGGCAGCGATGAGCTGGCCCTGCGAGCCTACAACTCCGGCCCCAACGGCGTGGACAAGAGCAACCCGGACGCCATCCCCGCCGGCACCGGCGACGCCACCTACGTGCAGAAGGTGAAGTCCTTCATGAACACGCTGGCCACCGGCCAGGGCTCGCTGCCCGCGTAG
- a CDS encoding LysR substrate-binding domain-containing protein, translated as MQAPKVQHQVRQLEDWLGVSLFERRGHALTLTVRGAEYLRELTPVFERMSEATTRLYAREQGPLRLTVLPSFAACWLLPRLERFRKQHPDIELHVNSSEALWDFLDDRFDVGIRSGLGRWTGLKAEQLASERLAPVCTPSLAKRLRAPGDLGKVRLLHDSPKDGWRRWLDAAGVSGVDADRGPVFNDAGLALQAARLGDGVALGRLMLAAEDLKAGRLVQPFKAVLPNDFSYWLVHPRPLTGRRDVAAFKAWVLEEARR; from the coding sequence ATGCAGGCGCCGAAGGTCCAGCATCAGGTGCGGCAGCTGGAGGACTGGCTCGGTGTCTCCCTGTTCGAGCGCCGGGGCCACGCGCTGACGCTGACGGTGAGGGGCGCCGAGTACCTGCGCGAGCTGACGCCCGTGTTCGAGCGCATGTCCGAGGCGACCACGCGGCTGTACGCGCGTGAGCAGGGACCGCTGCGGCTCACGGTGCTGCCCTCCTTCGCGGCGTGTTGGTTGTTGCCGCGCCTGGAGCGCTTCCGGAAGCAGCATCCGGACATCGAGCTGCACGTGAACAGCTCCGAGGCGCTCTGGGACTTCCTCGACGACCGCTTCGACGTGGGCATCCGCTCCGGGCTGGGCCGGTGGACGGGGCTCAAGGCGGAGCAGCTCGCGTCCGAAAGGCTCGCGCCCGTGTGCACCCCGTCGCTGGCGAAGCGGCTCCGCGCGCCTGGGGACCTGGGCAAGGTCCGGTTGCTCCACGACTCGCCCAAGGATGGCTGGAGGCGCTGGTTGGATGCCGCTGGAGTGTCAGGCGTGGACGCGGACCGGGGCCCCGTGTTCAACGACGCCGGATTGGCGCTCCAGGCGGCCCGGCTCGGAGATGGCGTGGCGCTGGGGCGGTTGATGCTCGCGGCGGAGGACCTGAAGGCGGGCCGGCTGGTCCAACCCTTCAAGGCGGTCCTCCCCAACGACTTCAGCTACTGGCTCGTGCACCCGCGTCCCCTGACGGGCCGGCGGGACGTGGCGGCGTTCAAGGCCTGGGTGCTCGAAGAAGCCCGGCGCTGA
- a CDS encoding SDR family oxidoreductase has protein sequence MSGIQDKVIAITGASSGIGEAAAVLLAGRGAKVVLGARRLERLEPVVERITKAGGEALSARTDVRRREDVAGLVRMARERFGRLDVLINNAGSLATSPLDDLRVDDWEELVDTNIKGVLYGIAAALPVFREQGFGHFINTASTSAHRIVPGQAVYAGTKFAVRAISEGLRQEAGPKLRVTVISPGMTRTNFLEHVKNPELRARFEEVRDKLAISPDAIARAMAFAIEQPADVDVGEVVVRPTAQD, from the coding sequence ATGTCAGGCATCCAGGACAAGGTCATTGCCATCACCGGAGCCAGCAGCGGCATTGGCGAAGCAGCGGCGGTGCTGCTCGCTGGACGCGGGGCGAAGGTCGTCCTCGGCGCACGCCGGCTGGAGCGGCTGGAACCCGTGGTGGAGCGCATCACGAAGGCGGGAGGAGAAGCCCTCTCCGCACGCACGGACGTGAGACGGCGCGAGGACGTCGCCGGGCTCGTCCGCATGGCCCGTGAGCGGTTTGGCAGGCTGGACGTGCTCATCAACAACGCGGGCAGTCTGGCAACCTCTCCGCTGGACGACCTGCGCGTCGACGACTGGGAAGAACTGGTCGACACCAACATCAAGGGGGTGCTGTACGGCATCGCCGCGGCGCTGCCGGTCTTCCGCGAGCAGGGCTTCGGGCACTTCATCAACACGGCGTCGACGTCTGCGCACCGGATCGTGCCCGGCCAGGCGGTCTATGCAGGGACGAAGTTCGCCGTGCGAGCCATCTCCGAAGGCCTGCGCCAGGAAGCGGGCCCCAAGCTGCGGGTGACGGTCATCTCGCCAGGGATGACCCGGACGAACTTCCTCGAGCACGTGAAGAATCCGGAGCTCCGGGCCCGGTTCGAGGAGGTCCGGGACAAGCTCGCGATTTCGCCGGATGCGATTGCCCGGGCCATGGCCTTCGCCATCGAGCAGCCCGCCGACGTGGACGTGGGCGAGGTGGTTGTCCGTCCCACGGCGCAGGACTGA
- a CDS encoding alpha/beta fold hydrolase has protein sequence MADITHRTVRTNGIHLHLAEAGQGPLVLLLHGWPESAYSWRHQLRALADAGYHAVAPDVRGYGQSDRPEPIEAYSMKQLVADFVGLLDALGEKTAVVVGHDWGSAMAWNCAALHPDRFRAVVGMSVPHLGRTPMPPTQLFRRVFGDKWFYILYFQEPGIAEAELEADIPRTLRITLGGTPGFDTQAEAVKSRRQGDGFLTGLQVPDPLPAWLTEADLAHLAKELEHSGFRGGLNRYRNMDRDWAELPELATALIQQPALFITGEKDPGRAFAPLDPMKALVPRLQDVLVIPGAGHWIQQERPAEVNAALLAFLKSLPA, from the coding sequence ATGGCCGACATCACCCACCGCACCGTCCGGACGAATGGCATTCATCTGCACCTCGCCGAGGCCGGCCAGGGCCCGCTGGTCCTGCTCCTCCATGGCTGGCCGGAGTCCGCGTACTCGTGGCGCCACCAGCTCCGGGCGCTCGCGGACGCCGGCTACCACGCGGTCGCGCCTGACGTTCGCGGCTACGGCCAGAGCGACCGGCCCGAACCCATCGAGGCCTACAGCATGAAGCAGCTGGTGGCGGACTTCGTGGGCCTGCTCGATGCGCTGGGCGAGAAGACCGCGGTGGTGGTGGGCCACGACTGGGGCTCGGCGATGGCGTGGAATTGCGCCGCGCTGCACCCGGACCGCTTCCGCGCCGTCGTGGGCATGAGCGTGCCGCACCTGGGCCGCACGCCCATGCCGCCGACCCAGCTCTTCCGGCGCGTGTTCGGGGACAAGTGGTTCTACATCCTCTACTTCCAGGAGCCGGGCATCGCCGAGGCGGAGCTCGAAGCGGACATCCCGAGGACGCTCCGCATCACCCTGGGAGGCACCCCCGGCTTCGACACGCAGGCCGAGGCCGTGAAGTCGCGCCGCCAGGGTGACGGCTTCCTCACCGGCCTCCAGGTGCCGGATCCGCTGCCCGCGTGGCTCACGGAGGCGGACCTCGCGCACCTCGCGAAGGAGCTGGAACACAGCGGCTTCCGCGGCGGGCTCAATCGCTACCGCAACATGGACCGCGACTGGGCGGAGTTGCCCGAGCTGGCGACGGCCCTCATCCAGCAGCCCGCCCTGTTCATCACCGGAGAGAAGGACCCGGGCCGCGCCTTCGCTCCGCTGGACCCCATGAAGGCCCTGGTGCCGCGGCTCCAGGACGTGCTCGTCATCCCAGGCGCGGGCCACTGGATTCAGCAGGAGCGCCCCGCGGAGGTGAACGCCGCGCTGCTGGCGTTCCTGAAGTCACTGCCCGCGTGA